DNA from Musa acuminata AAA Group cultivar baxijiao chromosome BXJ1-5, Cavendish_Baxijiao_AAA, whole genome shotgun sequence:
aactttcttggaaaaatcatctataaaagtgacaaaataaagtgcaccacttataccaagaacatcaacagatccaccaggagtttttgtcctcaaatgaccacatacatctgtataaacacggtctaaggcatgcatttttctagacaaagcagtactagcaaatgaaactctatgttgtttaccagccaaacaatcaatacaagggttcagatgtatacctctgagatctggtaatacctctctcttggaaagagcttgcagccccttctcgctcatgtgtcccaatcacctatgccacaacttcatactgaagtctttctctgtagcatttaactactcataataagctttagcctgcaacctatacaaagtatgacatttctttccactagctataacaagagaacccttactgagcttccattgccctctgtgaaatatgCTTTCatgctcttcatcatctagtcttccaactgaaattaaattcagcctcaagtcaaccacatgcctcacattttTTATGTTTTAGTATATAGCTCtattctttaaaaaataaataaagaaaaatattttttgtgtaTGTATAGTTGAAAGTATATTATATGCTTAAATCTATTCTAGATCATATATTAGTTTTGTAGTTAAAATACTAGGTAGatattagaattatctaagaataaaaatactaaaaagctataaaaaaaataaaatatttagaatagACGAAGaattatacacacacatatatatattatagattaTGTAAATTATGTAAATTATCTCAATAACAAGAAGtcaattttatgatttatatctatatcaattagagagataattataaaaaaaataaaataatatattattatattattaacaatATAAACTGATTTTGTGATATATTTTGAGGTTACTAATCGAGTTTTATAactatgaaattttatctcaggtgTGGTCAGACTCAATTGTCAAGTCATTGAAGATACTTTATAACATATTATAATAGATTTATTATCTAAGAATGATAATTACTATTGTAGCTCTAtatattatggtataaagtacttgatggttacagaaaaaaaatttagaaataattaatgtcaattaaTAACTTGAGTTCCACTATATTAATTGTTGATTCATTGGACTTACAACTTAATAtgtttgaaagaacatgttctttaagtTTATAAGCAACCTATAAAAGATACCGTGATACATATTTGAgtagatattataattgatatttttgtttacatatttaaagttatttatttctactatcttattcacatttatatgtatatattttatgattgaaTGTGATGATATGattatcttgataagataaattatagaaATCATTTTGGACTGTGTTAGGAAGGATTAATAGTGTTGTAGTACATAGAAATATGACATTAATGACATACAATCGCTATAACTTGTATGGTTAGTTAGACTTAAAgtcgtattattatatttattcgatttattggtcttttttttttatttgtgcgTATATAATTGATTTTTAAAATTGAGAATCCAATTGGATAAAATTGcttcaaataaattttattttattaattttttattttgaatcttttgtatcttactaattaatgggccaagtgaaagaatattagattatatggccctatctaattaagtaaaatattttatgaatatgattagattctgattatggttatcgaCTAATAGAAAGGAAGTTCAACTATAGTATAATTTCTTAAGAGATGACATTGATGAAAAGGACTcttctaattatttatcctagacaCTTTGCTCTCACCTACAAAATAGATAATAACTCCTAGGGACCATATACACAATGTGGGAATTATTTATTCCAGACACTTTGGTCTCGTCTACAAAATAGATAATAACTCCTAGGGACTATATACACGATGTGGGAATGATTAGATATACGGATACATAGATACATTATTAAGATATTATAGATTTTCTCTTATCATCCTTTAGTTACATTAACAAATCAATAAGAGATTACAGACATTCTCTCAAATCACCTTTATCCCTAAATTCATCGCTCATAATAATCATAGGAAAGATATAGAGAGAAGAGAAAATAAGTTTAATTCTCTTTGCAGATCGACATCGATATCACTATAACTTTTGAATACGACGACGATGATGCACtcatagattagataaaaaataCACTTACAGATTAGATAAAAAATTTCTGAATGATATCAAAGATACACATCctaaatttagatatattattatttaattttaaattttaacattaaaattttatacataataataatatattataattcttatgcttacaaaaataaataataacttgATGAGACTGCTCACCTGTCTCGATTGAGGCATGGAACACATTCCGAAGCCACCatccagcttttttttttttttgttcttaattAGAAATCCCAACAAGtactcaaaatatgatattcccttgtattataattttatccaaattataaattatttttaatattactaCACAATATCACTGACTTTGGATCACAATATCTGCTTCAGGAACTTGGATGATTACTACACAATATCACTAACTTTTAATATTCCAAACAATCACCTTGGATGATTACCACAATTTAAAAGTTCATAGTGCGGCAACATAAGAAGTCAGTCAATCAATCCCATGACAAGTTTGGAAATACAAAAGAATGAAGACAGCAATTTAGGTGAATTTTTTTGCTTCACTGTTGTAGTAATCTACTAACTCTCAGCAGCAGCATTCAGATATACATATACAAAAACACAGCCAGAATCCATGAAGCTTGCTACTACCTTCACCATCATTCATAAACTTGATGTCTTCAAGAATCTTAATCCATAAAGATGTCAGATAAATATAGTGACAAGGAATTCTAATTCCATCTGAATTTGAAAAGAAAAACAGAACCAGAATGATGTTCTCTAGTCAACTTGACCATCTCAATATTTTGAAGAACTAGCACTCTTAGTGTGTCATCATACATTTTCGGCCAATTTCTAGTCTACTGGAAATATCATCTATGGTAAAATTCCCCAcgtaaggagaagagaaagaagtatATGAATGAATACAATTTGATATAAATGCTGCAAATTCTTGGTTGCCAATGTGAAATATTCCTAAAATCTTCGACAGAAGAATCACCAATAGCCACCACATGAGCAAGAACCATTTTTGAAGTGATGGAAACGACTTGAATCCCTTAGTATGATCTCATGGTCAACAATAATAGAGATGAATGTGATGGCACTGTGGCAGTCACCACACACTCGCAAGTTCTTTGTGATACGAATGGGAGTTCCAGGTGAGGAGGTGAGGATACCATAAGCAAGAGCAAGCTTCTCACTATGCTCAGAGAGGAGGCAACTTTTCTCCTCATCATCCACATCATGCAAAGCGAAATGCATCTGAGGCACATAACCAAGGGCTTTGATACGTTCGATCAAGGTCCCAAGAAGAGCATAGATCTGTTTAGATTGTGGGTGAGATCTGTCTCCGACAAAGAATGTCACAGTGCCTTTCTTTTCCTGAATCCAGCTGCACCCAGGCCTCTTCTTGATTCCAGACTTCTTCATCAAAGATCTGATCCTGGCTACATCTCTCCAGCGGCCTGCATTTGCATATATGTTGGAGAGCAATGTGTACGACCCATCATTTCCAGGCTCCAACTCTAACAACTGCCCCAAAGCATATTCACCAAGCTCCACATTGGCATGGGTTCTACATGCACTAAGCAAGGCCACCCAAACAACTGACGTGGGTTTCATTGGCATGTTCTTTGTCATCTCCCAAGCTTTATCTAAGCGACCAGCACGGCCCAACAGGTCGATTACACAAGAATAATGTTCAGCGGCAGCATCGACCCCATAATCCTTGCCCATGTTGTGAAAATAATCCAGCCCCTCATCGACCATGCCAGAATGGCTACAGGCATAGAGCACAACTAGGAAAGTGATGCCATCAGGAACAAACCCCACCTTTTGCATCTCCTCAAAGACACGGAGGGCATCTTTGCCATAGCCGTGCATCCCATAACCAGTCATCAGCGATGTCCAAGAAACAGAATTCTTATCTGGCATCATGTTAAAAACATTTTGAGCTGCATCAACATCACCACACTTGGAATACATGTCAATGAGGCAATTAGCTACATACAGCTTCGTGCCCTTGTACCTATTGCGAATCACATAAGCATGTATTTGCCTACCAAACCGTAGCGCTGCTAGACGAGCACAAGCCATAAGAGCACAAGATATAGTGAAAGCATTGGGCACAATGGACCTAGCTTTTACTAACATCTTCGAGAAGAGTGCTAGAGCATCATTGGCGTCTCCATGTTGTGCATAACCTCCAATCATGACAGTCCAAGTAACAACATTTCTCCCCTTAAGTGGAATAGAACTAAATAATGATTGGGCTAATTTGAAATTCCTACATTTAGAATACATGTCTACAAGAGCATTCTGCACCATCAGATCTTCCccctcaccatcatcatcatctaacATTAGAAGGCATTTTTTAACAGCATAGGCATGTGTTTCCATTCCCTGAGAAATAGCTCCAATGGAAGCACAAGCAGAGAGGAGTGAGATAACGGTGACAGCATTAGGCTCCAACCCAGAGACCTGCATCTGCCGGAAAACTCTGAGGGCCTCATGTCCATGTCCCCTCTGAGCATACCCAGAAATTACAGCACTCCAAGTCACAACGTCCAATGCTATGTGCTCCGCATGCATCTTCTCAAAAAGCTCAAGGGCATGGTCAAAGTCACCATTCTGTGAATATCCAGTGACCATTGCATTCCAAGAAACTACGTCTTTCACCTCCATGCCATTGAAAACCTTGAAGGCATCACCCATCGCTCCACATTTCGAGTACACATCAATCATAGCATTTCCCACAAAGATATCCCAGAAAAGACCATTTCTTATAGCATGTCCATGTATTTCTCTTGCCCGAGGAAATGAACAAAGGGAGGCACAAGCAGGGAGGATGTTTACAAGACTTATGATATCTGACCTCCTTTGGCTAGCCATATTACTGCCTTTTTGTGTCATCTCCGAGAACAGATCTAAAGCAATCTCCGGATTACCACTCTTCACATGTGCTGCTACCACTGAGTTCCAAGATGTAACATCATCAATTCCCCTAGAAATAATTTCTTCAAACACATAGGTAGCTTCCTCCACAGCACCACAGCGTGCATACATGGCTACCAAAGCATTGCAGACAAAAACATTCAATTCAAAGCCATTGCTGCAAATAACTGCATGGAGGACAGTCCCTCGTCGGTAGGAAGGTAGCTCCCCACATGCCTTGAGGGCAAAGGGAAAGGTGAAATGGTCCGGCCTAGTTCCTACACGCTGCATGCGCCGACAGAGGATGAGGGCACAGTCAAGGTGGCCTTCCTTGACATATTGCCTTATGAGCAAGTTCCACCAAAGCACGGGGGACGGTGAGAGACGCTCCAACAAGCAGATGGCATCGGTCAGAGCACCGCAAGCGAGGTATGCAGCTATGATACCAGTTCCCAATGATGACGAAGATGACAACGACGAAGAAATGGTGGGTCTTGAGGGAGAGGAGAGCAGACCAAGGCTGACAATCTGCTGGTGGATCTGTCTGGCGGTCGATGCTGTCTTGCATTCCTTCAACAGGGAAGCAAACTGAGAAGAGACTGGAGAAACAGAGGGAGACAAGTGGGTCACTGTCGAGAAGAGTCTGACTCTAATTCCTGAAGTTGCCTTGAGGAAACCCAGAAGCATAGCGACAGCATCATCTCATTCAGCCACCTTAACCACTCAAATGGCTGCCATTAGCTCACTGCAGGAAACCGAAGAACATGCAAATCAAATCAGATGAACAACATTTTGTTCGAAGAAAAAACACAAAATTGAAACTCTGATGCAGAGCCCACACAAACAAACCATTGATATGTGATAAAAGAGAGCACCCAATTGCAAAACCGAAAAATATTGTAACTTTTCCACGTTCTTCATCTCATCTCAGTTCAATAAAAAAGCCTATAATTCTAAACTGAAAACTCATCCAACAAGCGCAAGAAGAGCAGACCACCATCTACTAGCTCAAAATCACAGCCTAACATCCAAACCACAGCATCAATCCCGCACCAAACTAGCAATTCCTGCAGATTCGACTACGAACCCCACATACAAACGGAAAAGCAAGGTTTCATCTGAAGCAGGAAACACGCAAATATTCGATTCAATCGAACTGGGATCGCCGACCTCATACACGAAGCAGAAATCGACCCTGCAGACGGACGTGAGAATGAGAATCCCCAGCCGACCATGGAGACATCgctaaaaccctaagcccctttagGGAAGCCGTAGGGTTTTTAACGTCCGCATCCCGGTTCGTTACTTGGACCGGCACCCGAACCGGGCTGCAAGCACGAGCAAACCGGTTTGCTTCTCAGTTACCAAAGCCCAAATGGATCAGGCCCAAACCCGATGTCTCCGTACAGATATGTATGGTTAACTTTTTATTAGGCACCACAAAGTGATAGCATTGTTTAAGCTGATCATTTCTGATGATGGTTGGAATATGAATTATGAATCATGTAAATAACCTTTGTATTTGTAGGGATAGTTTAAATTTGACTGAAGTTAAAAGAAGTCATTGGGTAAATGTGATTAATTTAGTTCTCCATGCATAAACGTCTTTAAGAGGAAACATTATACAATACACCAACAAAAGCTCTGAGATTTTTATTATACATATTTAATGTTTGATTTTCTTATGATACATTTGGATGGGGTTCCAATGCAAAACCCATTTATAATTGTCGTTTTAAAGTATGCATATCctgttaggattttttttttttttgtatatggtGATCAATGTAATTTGATATGATCATCCTCTACTTTTTACCTAAAACTCTTTTCTTCACTATTTTATTACATTTATCATAGTGGTTCAAAATATagttttatgtgaatcaaaacaTCTAAGAGAATATACGTAAGAAATTAATTTCTAATGACATCTTCTTCTGAAGAGAATATGATGACAAATATAGGGGATTCAGCTTTAGAAAGATTCTCATATCAAAACATCATCAATCACCTCAattttctcatgaaaataaaGCAAATTGCCAGAAGAACAATTACCCCTTTTTTTGAGACAATTGAATTTATTCATCATAGCTTTATAGTACTGTTTATTGGGTCCATGTGAGCTTGCACaatccaaatcaaagaaattaaagaaatagagagaaagggcaaaaatgaggaagaaaaagattagagcatgcagcgtgcggcggcgtgcagaggaaagaggagagagaaataaaaagaaagattaggtttctgagttggaTGGTCAAACGTTATTTgactcaaattttatgtggagaattcttatagtaaactttacaatcctaatggtgttgatctacaatttacCCTTTCTAaaatactttcctgctatatttactttgtgagatctagaatttTTTATAAAGAGAtcatgatgatatgctattcttaaGCCAAAatgtatgatcttgatgttattctgatcatctggttattctagagaagatgtactgtaaacctgttatcattattattaatagtgaaagtttgaggtggactacgatctcgtgatttttttcacattaggtttttcacgttaaaagatttgatcttactgtgtgtgattgattatttgctctattgtttatgctgtggtggttgatattttcatttggatatcaagttgatattttgatgaagaactcATTtgaatacacaaagagggaaaagaatattccgctttaacagattTTTTCCCAACACTActgaagatttttttttccctttcttcatggttgaattttctttttcttaaagGAAAGCATATATAAGTGCAATTTAGAATATCATGTTGTTGTTCAAACTGGATTTTGAATTTTTGGTGAATCTCAATGAGCCTCCAAGTTGGCCACAAACAGATCTACAGCCAATTTGTGGTCATTCACATTGAGAATAAGGTCACTTAACAGGCCATATCATTCACTTTGAGCTTTTGATGTTCTTTGCAATTTCCAAAAGACAAATTTTTACTGTAAAAGAGAAACAAAAGTATCCTTCTTGATTCCTTTCTCAACTCCCATGGTGTCTCATTATCATACTAACCAGCTATGAAAGTGGAAATCTCTCTCACTAATATCAGCTTTGATCATCCTTTATCTCCTAGTCTGACTGCCTGTATGATATATTTAAGAAATCGGATCACTTTGCTTACAATCTTAGTTCAAAATTTTCGGTTGCCATTTCTGTTGTGTCAAAAGATCTCTCTGCATAAGCTAAATGAGGTCTTACAGAGCCATCAGAAGAATGATATTTATGATCATGATGAGCTTCTGATGTCACAATCAAAACAAGAAGTACCATGATCACCGATAGAACTGCCAAGGCTGCACATGTCAAGCGTGAATAATTTCTCAATGGTTTGCATTCTTTCAAAAGGATTTTAGAGAATGCATCCTTCACCAATTGACAATTTGCCAATCTTTCCATATGAGGAAATCCATCAAGAAGCTTCTGCATGGAGTAAACTAGCACTCTTGTGTAGTTGTTATCTGATACAAATTCTCCTTGACTGCAAGCTCCATCATCACTAGCGGAGTATGTATATTTCTTCAAAAATTTGAAACAGtgaatattatgttggtttagtGAGTAATTTAAGAGTGCTTACTGATATTTTTGCATGCTAATGAATAATAGAATTGATAATCAGATATCTCTTAGCCGCTAGACTTCTATATCAGAATTATTGGCACATTATGTAAGAGGAAGAGATTCACCTCAGGAATGTCTCCTATTTTGATTGTGTTGGAAGAACAATTGTCTGGCTGATAAGAATACTGAGGAGGTCCTGAAAAAGGATTACATATGTACTCCAGATCTGGAAGAATTGATGACTTCACTGTCGATATGTTTGAATTTACCTGCACATTAAACAAACACAAGTGTTCTAAACTTGACAAGTgcatgtttaataaaatcatgtgaTTCTGTGCATCAATACTGATTTTTCCAGGTGTCGAGGTTTGTTTCCATGACTTTGTTATTAAGTGTTGTTATGATTAAAAATTCATCTCTATCGAAGAGGTTTAATTGATTGGGTAAATTCATTGatgcttcagatgaaggaaaacagCTCATGATACAATGtatcagaaaaaatcatgttcatTATCGTTGCTCAAATATTGATGCTATGATGTCGTTAAATTAAGATGCATAAATTTTCTAGAATTGGTCATAAATATCCCTTAAGTTCCTTGAATTTCTCATAAAATAGAACATGGAAAAACATATTCTTTCAAAAGAAGATGCATTGGAATTTTCTGAAGTTCCATAACCACAAATCAAAAACAATGCCTAACAATTTTTGCCACTGAAATTTCTTAAAGATGGAAGTTCCATTATGCGTTTGAAGCTTAAAATAGAATACTGATTGGTGTAGTTGACTTCAAACAAGGAAAAACCAATTTAGTTGTCCTAGCACATATTTAGCAATACCTATGAGATTAGACTAAAGTCACTGTTTTATAAATAAGAGTAATGATAATACATGAAACACTGTGTACCGGAGTGTCACATATCAAGACCATGATCTACCAAGGACAAATGGTACCTGGTCAATTGTATCATGGATTCCTGCTCGGATGTCTTGTAGGCCAAAATTGGCTGGCAGATGCTCACTGCACCGTAGGATTGAGCTTAAGGTGCTATTCTGGGGATTTAGCTTATACCCATCAAGAGCTGCACAGGTATCACCAGAAAACCTGGAAAGTATGCCCTAATAAGCTGACGTTATTATACAAGAACACTTCTTAAATCGAGAAAGAACATGGCTTACTTGTATAGAAAAAAATACAGCCCAAAGTTTATCCAGAAAAAGAATGTGAGTAGCCAGCAAAGGGTGATAAACCTGTAATAGTAGAAGTTTACTTTTATTTCCCAAAAATATATAGTCAGAAATTTTTTAAGCTGTAACATGTTGACTTTATGTGCGCAATACTTAATCAAGCATATTTCTCTTGTCCAAATTGTTCCACAAGTCACCAAGTATGTTGCTGTATAAGAGAATGATTTAACCAACTCAGTTAAAATCAAGAATTgaatcaactaggtgccttcggaaatatttattcaaaatttcTACTGATATCTGAATTTTTTGACTGAGTTGACAACTAGGCCAATTTGAAGCCTACTTACAGATACATTGCTTGGTAAAGCCTTAGAGACCTCAATGCTGCAACAACAGAAAAGAGAGATTTAGAAGTTAAATACACAGAGCAATTTGGTTAATGGAAATTCAGATTACTTACCCAGCACTACCAACACGGCAATAAGATTTAGCACAATGCTGAAGATGGTCACTACTTTCCTGCAAAAAATATGCATTGTTATGAGCAACATTGAGATAATGGCTTTTAAGTTACTCATATTGTTGATTTATTTTCCATTTTGTTCAGTTCTTACAACATTTTGATACCCTTGTTAACCAGGTGCATTCTATTCTCTGCTTGTCTTTGTATATTAGCAGCTTCATCATAGAGCATCTGTGATGTGGAATTCAGATTGCTGGATTCTTCAATCCCACCATAGAGATTGTTGACACTTTCCATGGCCGCCACAGCTTCTGTCACATTGTATATTGTTTGGGATGCTTCTTCCGATGTTTCTACAATGATGTTCTCAATTGATTTCACTCTAGAATAGAATTTAAAGCTACCACCAAGTACTATTCCTGATGCCACTCTGCGAGTAAAATTTTTAGCAGTAGTTACTCAGTAGtaacaatttatttttatttggacAAATAATTCTGTAATGATCAACAAAAAGATATATATTGACAGGAATTTAACTTAGGTGTTTAGTTAGTTAAAGTTAAAGGCTTACAATGATAGACATGTTAACAAGATCCCAATTAACATTGGCGACACACAGTATTTCTTAGAGCAAGGGAGTCTCTTCTTTTGCTTCCTTTCCTTACGGACCGAACAAGTCTTTGTTGCAATACGCAGAACACAAGCAGAGACAAGACCACCAACAAGCCATATTGTACCAATTATATATCCATATCTGCCTGTATAAACTGTAgactgaaaaaagaaaagaaagcaggtcatatttctcatttatttgtTCAAGCTCAAACACTAAAGTGTTTTTGAATTTGATTGTTGAGGTagctgataaaaaaaaaaacaaccttCAGCCATAATGGTATAAACACAAGAGCACACAAGTTTGAGAAAACCTTTTAAGATTATGGTAAGAATGAAATTTTGCAAATGTGTTCAAATATATAGAGCTGAAATGTGGTATTttccaaaatgaaaaaaattaatcTTAAGTTGGGCAAAATGTTGTGACTGAAAAGTTCACCAAGGTTcaaattttgttgaataagaattCAGAACAGGTTTAAGAGTGAAATCCTTGAATGTTGATAAGGTTTAGATCCAAGTTATAAGCCACATTCAGTATACAATATCAGTCGCTTGCTGTTTATAGAATAATTTTATTCATGCAGAAGAAAAAGGGAGAGAGATTACACTCCAATAATGCTTGTTTGTAATGTTATAGCCACCTTTGTACTTCTTGAAGCTATCCAAAGGATCAACTCTTTCTGTCCTTGCAGATAATGTGCTTGCAAGTCCTGTAGTGTTTCCCTCATCAACCAAAATTCTTTCTTCTTGtagaaaagagaaaagatatAAATTAAAAAAGCAATTTATAACAAGTTATTCACTGTAAAAAACTGAAAGCATTCTTTTTTATGTTTAGATCTTTAAAATGAAAAGTATGCCATGCATTGAATTCATGAGATACTACTTCCATTCCATGTAACAAGTCCCCATTACTAGTTACTCTTAACTTGGTATTTTTTTAAGCCCAGTTGGGGATAACAAGCCTTGATTTACGATTCGGCGGTCCACTTTCCATCcaaatatttttcattttctCTATCGAAACATTAATCCAAGTATGGACAATCAATCTTAGATCAATTCATGGCTACATAATGACGGATTGTTTCTCTTTACTCGATCCCATAATGCCTCAATAAAGCCAAGAAGCCTATTAAATAGTTAATCATGCTTTCAGAAACTACTTATAATTTTTAGTTGTAAAACACCTGTAGTTTGTCGATCAAAGATATCCAAGAAAATTACAATTTCCTGAAAGCCTGGGTAGAGAATTCATCCTCACCTGTACCAGTGCCAGAGATTGTATCCAGCTCCAGAGTCGTTTGTGCCATGACTTCTGCGAGACCACAGCTTAAGATTGCAACCAAGGAACATAGAAGCACTGCAGACTGACACAACTTTCTCAAGCCCATCCTAAATACCTGTAGTTATATCAATCATCACCTATTGCACTCAGAATGCTTAGCAAAATACTGAAAGAAATAAAACCAGCATACCATCAAAGAAAGAGAATGAACACAACATGGCTCACGAAATACATATTTGTGGTCATTTCTAAAGGATGAGGGCGACAAAAATGACACGAAACTTTTGTTTCCAGAGGAATGCTTCAGGTGTGGACTAAACGTGTGCCGTAAAACTTACCCATCTGTGACTGTAAACCAACAAAAACAACCTTCACAAAACCACTCGAGCATTGAAGTA
Protein-coding regions in this window:
- the LOC103985229 gene encoding pentatricopeptide repeat-containing protein At5g16860, with the translated sequence MLLGFLKATSGIRVRLFSTVTHLSPSVSPVSSQFASLLKECKTASTARQIHQQIVSLGLLSSPSRPTISSSLSSSSSLGTGIIAAYLACGALTDAICLLERLSPSPVLWWNLLIRQYVKEGHLDCALILCRRMQRVGTRPDHFTFPFALKACGELPSYRRGTVLHAVICSNGFELNVFVCNALVAMYARCGAVEEATYVFEEIISRGIDDVTSWNSVVAAHVKSGNPEIALDLFSEMTQKGSNMASQRRSDIISLVNILPACASLCSFPRAREIHGHAIRNGLFWDIFVGNAMIDVYSKCGAMGDAFKVFNGMEVKDVVSWNAMVTGYSQNGDFDHALELFEKMHAEHIALDVVTWSAVISGYAQRGHGHEALRVFRQMQVSGLEPNAVTVISLLSACASIGAISQGMETHAYAVKKCLLMLDDDDGEGEDLMVQNALVDMYSKCRNFKLAQSLFSSIPLKGRNVVTWTVMIGGYAQHGDANDALALFSKMLVKARSIVPNAFTISCALMACARLAALRFGRQIHAYVIRNRYKGTKLYVANCLIDMYSKCGDVDAAQNVFNMMPDKNSVSWTSLMTGYGMHGYGKDALRVFEEMQKVGFVPDGITFLVVLYACSHSGMVDEGLDYFHNMGKDYGVDAAAEHYSCVIDLLGRAGRLDKAWEMTKNMPMKPTSVVWVALLSACRTHANVELGEYALGQLLELEPGNDGSYTLLSNIYANAGRWRDVARIRSLMKKSGIKKRPGCSWIQEKKGTVTFFVGDRSHPQSKQIYALLGTLIERIKALGYVPQMHFALHDVDDEEKSCLLSEHSEKLALAYGILTSSPGTPIRITKNLRVCGDCHSAITFISIIVDHEIILRDSSRFHHFKNGSCSCGGYW